The Musa acuminata AAA Group cultivar baxijiao chromosome BXJ2-5, Cavendish_Baxijiao_AAA, whole genome shotgun sequence genomic interval TGTGCTATCGGGAAGTTATTAGATGCTTTTATAGTCACCAACCATAAGGATTCACTTCTTTTACGAGCTTGTTCTAGAGAAGCAAACTACCATGACCTTCAGATCATCATCTATGACTTTTCAAGACCATGgtaattattttttccttttgttaggttatatatatatatatatatatatatgaccctccTGCAGCATGTAAGAGTAAAAAGGAGTCTTTTCATGTTTACTTATTATATGCAGGCTAAAAATTCCAAACAACTCACTTCCTGTGACAAATCATCCGACTACTTTATCTGTTTTACACACCGAGAATCCTACTGTATTCAACGTGTTGGTAGATATGGTTAGTATATTTTTGGAACTTTGATAAATTGTTGTTATTCTTCTGTAATCTTAGATGCCATGGTTCTACCATGTGAAGAGTGCCTTAACtgctttattatatttttttcatctaaCTAATTTATGTGTTATTATTTTTGTATTAGATGTTTTATTATGTTTTCCTAGGTAACCTAGAACCATATTTCAAAAGCtagtttcatcacaaaaacttTTATGAGAGTATTCTTTTAGTGAGAAGCAAGCATGATAGGATGGTTGGCCCCAACTTGTTTAGAAAGGTAGTTTTTATTTTGAAGGAACTGCTGTTGTTGATAGTGGTTTGTGTAAAAGAACAGCTATGGATTGTTGTGGTTCTACTTCATTCAAATTTCAAACTGCTATCCTGGGCAGTGATTTTTGTGAGATATAATCCTGGGCAGTGATTTCTGTGTTAACCATAAAAGGCTGCCTAAAGAATTATTTTTATGGTGAGGTTAATCTCAGATATATATATTTGAGAAGAAGTCTTTTTAAAGAAACAAAAGTCTACATTTCGGTTGTCAAGTGATTTATTATATTCAAGTTTTTTATGCTAATGCCATTCTAATTTATATTAGATGTTACTTGGGTAGAAACAAACAATACTTTAGTGCTTGTGGGTATGCATTGCATGTTCTAAGCTCAGTTATTTATGAGATGAAAAGTGAATGATGGATTTGAACACAATTTCTGTGATATGGCCCCAAAGGTAATattagtatactattaacagagaGGAAGGTTTCTAGATTCATTCCATACATCAAAATCGTTCATTTTGTGGAGGATGCAACCATAATTACACTGTTTGTTTTGAATTTTGTGTTTATGATCTGAAAGAAGCTGATGTTTTCACTTTTGTCTGTTCCTGATTGAAACCAATCGTTTCTCCATAGTCCATACTATTCATAGATTTAGTTGTGTTCATATCATAGGTATTTGACTACAAATGCATAGTAAATACTACTATACAACAGGTTCTAATGATTAAAAAATGTAATTCCTAAAGTTGTGTGAGTACTTGCTTACTGGATTGCTCAACTCATAATTGATCGAGGATCTGATCATTATGCTCTTTGTCAGTGCTTTTCATCTTCTTGTACGTTTGCACATGTTTGCCCGACTCTTGTTCAGGAATAGTCATTTATGGTTCCCCTTTTGTATGTACTGAGAAGATGTCCTATGGTCAATTTTCTTCCCTGGTGCAGGGTAGTGCTGAAAGGCAAGTTCTTGTTCAAGACTATGAAGTTGGCAAATCTGTTGCATTTGACCAGCGAATCCCAAATCTGAAGGAAGTATACACTTCTGATGGATATAAGATGTAAGCTTTCATTGTTGTGGCACATTTTTGTTTCTTTCCAATTTTCCTTTTCCTGCAGTTTTTAATGCTATTAATGTGAGTTAGAAAAATGAATCATCACACATTGTCTCTCATTGTATTTTCCAAACATTAGTGTAGATTGCTGTGACTGACAGATCATTTTTCTGGTGAGACAGGTTTTCCAGAGGTTCTGTGCAGACTACCCTCCCTCCGTCTAGAAGAGGTAGGACTGGTCGTCTATGCAGTGCAGTCGATGACCAAATATACTCTATTCAAAATGAAGCCTCTAAGGTCAAAGGACATGTTCAAGAATGCAAAGGCAGGAAAAGGGTTTCTGAGGAAGAGCTTCGTGATATGGAAGGCCAATTACATAGTGCTAAGGTATTAATTCTTTTCTGATCTGATAGGTAGTGCTGTCTCTAATGCATttcatttgttcccacagaagcgACGAGTAAGTGAAGAAAGAATTTTGACATCTAAGCAAATTGCATTGCAAGGCATGAAGGATGCTTATGCTGCTGAGCAAAATGCTGCTGCCTCTGAAACAAATGTTGAGGAACTTCTTAAAGAAATTTCAGTATGTTGCGAGTTTCACTTTCAACTAATGGTTTGTTTTGTAACTGAATTTTCTGCTTGGAATTCATTGTATCTTGcctgttgttttttttttctttttttagcaaACAAAAGTTGAGATACAGGGGAAGGAATTGATACAAGAGAAAATCAGGGTTAAGATGACTGCTGCAGAAGAAAAAGCCAATGATCTCAAAATTTCGTTCAAGGACTTGTCCGGTATGAGGGAAAAACTGTTCATCTTTGATGTCCTTTGATTATTTGCTCCAAATAAAGGGGCACTAACATGCAAATTAAGGCCCAAATCAACACATTGGTTTTTCTTAGCCTAAATTTGATATGAAGGAAACAGAACCAACATTTGAAGAtgttaaaaaaaacaaaacaatagCTTTATGTAACAAAGTTGTCCTTGATTTATAATGATATATGAAGCAAAGACTTCACTGGTAATTTTCAGTACTACTCAGTGTTTCTTATGCTTGGAAATCAAAATTCTTTGCGTTATAGTTACAATGTATGTTTATTAGTCTGTGAAAAAAGTTTAGTGATCACATTACATAACACCACATGTCTTACCATGTACCATCTGTTTATATTCTTTCTGATAGTTGCTGTAGGTCTCTCAATGAGCATGGATTATTTCTGTTCATGCTGTACCACACCAGAAGAGTTGCATTTCATTCTAGCAACATCCTGACATGATAAATAACTTGCTCGTACAAGTAGTCTATGTGCTGCATATTATATGCACAATGTCTTGCCAATGCACATATTTGTGATCATGCACCTATTTTGCTAATGTGTCTTGGCATGTGTTAGCATGAATGTTTCAGTGTTTTTTCTTATGATCTAATCAAGGAATTGGATCTCAGATAGTAACCCTGCACCAGTCCTCTCTTAAATTGGCATGGTAAATTGTATATCATTGAAACCTATGAAATATTTGTTGAAATGCCGGTATGCCTCTATTGGGTTCAATATCTTGTGTACTTATATGTGGTAGGATCAGAAGGGTTTGGCTGGTATTCTTGTTGTACGACTATGTTCTTGTCCATCAAACAACTTAATTTGCAATAGGCCTTTGTATTTTTCTGCCTTTCTTGGGAGAGACTTTCATATCATTCATTTCCTTTAACATGGTTAGAATTATTTCTATACCATCACATTAATCATACTTTCATAACTTGAACATATTCTTACAGTAAGTTATAATAGCTCATATATGGAATCTCTTCTCGACCAGCCATAGCAAATCAGATCATTACTTGGGATAGAAATAGCTCATTTATGGAGATTTGTCTTAAAAATAGTTCAAAGAATTTTTTCTGGTTTAATATCTTTGTGAAGATCTAATAATCATTCTTGATTTTCTTGTACCTTACATCTTGTTTCATAAATGAACACATACCTGTTATGAATGTATTGCATGTTGGTGATTTATTTACCTCTATTCCTCTTTTTTATGAGCATGGGTTGCAATAAACAATCATATTAAAGTTCTATTTCAAAATATGTTGAATGTAATTCAGATTCGGCAAGAGAAGATATTGATGCCATTGAAAAAGCAGAGCGAGAATTATTGTCTACTGAAGAAAAGTTACAGTCAGCAGAAGCAGTATGTTTCCCTTTTGCTTGACTCACGTCAAACACAAAACTGTAAATTCTTAGTTAGCTGATGTTTCTTCTCAGGAGAAAGTTCATTATGAAGGGGTCATGCATAATAAAGTACTACATGATATCAAGGAAGCAGAGGCAGAATGTGAAAAACTCCAAGAGAAACGGCAGGTTATTAGCTTCATCAAGTTGATAGCCGCTTAAATGTTTAATGATGGATTCTATTTTACTTGAACTTtattaagtttgattagataactctatgacaaaaaaaaaagtgaaaaaaataagGTTGGATCAATTTTTTATAGAATGAACAAAATATTGTTACCCTTGGTAGTATGCTCTTATGATCCTTCTTACTTGGGTTAGAGTCTCATAACAGTATTTAATCTATAATTTTGAATAATTTGATGTTtacttttgtacatcaaatattgtCTTTTGCCTCCtttaaaaatttgacatttaaagatgtCTTGATGGACACTAATCGCAGATTGTATTTTAGAAGACTAATGGATGACAAATAACTGCTACCACTTAAATTGGTCTTTCTCTTGTTTGTTCTTTGTCAAACAAATTTTTCATGTGAAatgttcatgaaatacattatttGTGAATCACCAGGAAAATTTTAGGAAGGCATCCATCATTTGTCCTGAGTGTGAAATGGAAGCTTTGGGAGGCTTTGCTGGGTCTACCCCTGTGCAACTAAGTGCCCAGTTAAGCAGATTGAAACAAAGGCTTCAGCATGAGAGCCAAAGGTCTCATATGATGTACTTTCtttcaatataaatatttttgataccttaaagAGGGGTAATAGTTCAGTTAGTTTCTCTTGCAGATACACTGAATCCATTGATGATCTTAGAGCATTGTATGATAAAAAGGAGCGTAAAATTTTGACAAAACGACAAACCTATGCCGCACTCCGTGAGAAGCTAAATGTACACTCCATTTTATGTAGCAGGAATTTGTGCTGGGATCTTCTGTTTTCTTATGTAGCTCTTTTGTTGTGCATGTTATTGTTAATCATAAGCTTTTGTCCTTTTTCTGGAGAAATGCATTCGAATATAGCAATCTGTTTGGTACTCATCAAGGAAAAGTGTTGCGGGAAAAAAAAGGTAGGGTCACGATAGAAATTTGAAAAGAAAATGAGAGATCATTGTCTGTGCCCCTGGATTGTTTAAGCAGAAAGAAATAACTTTTTCTCTCTAGTTTTGTTGTCACTTTTAGTGGCTCCTAATTCTCCTAAATTTTCTATCCATAAATATcaaattctttttattcttatgttTCTGTTTTCTCTACTTTTCTCATCCTAAATGGTCTAAAGGTCTTCATGTTTTATTGTATGCCTTTGCAAATATTTCATTTTTCCTTAAGTGTTGCTTAGATTGTACGATATGGAGGTGATCCTGGCAAAAATCATCACATGGATTGATATTCAAGCATGCAGATCTAAGAAGCACAGACACATGCTTTTGGTGGACATGCCCATGTCTGACATGTGTCAGACACACGTTAGAAACTCGCATGTGGTGTTTTGCTTATGTGGCCCTCACATGAGGGCCATATGCTTCTTTAGAAATGAAATCTAGAGATCGTTGCAAAGAAACATATATCAATTCTATCTGAagattgttaaatattatttgatgatttttattttttcaacctGTACAATGATATTCATTTGTTCACtcaattatttataaaattgaagtataaatactataaaactcatgttaatcgaatattatatctacatatatattaaaaatcatgTGTCCTCACCGTATCTAtgtcctaatttttttaaaaacaacATATCACTGTGTCCGTGTCGTGTTGTGTCAGTGTCCCGTGTCGTGTTTTGCTACTCATGTATTCGTTAGGAACTTTGTTCTTGAGATAACTGCTGATTGGCTATATTGCTATGCACTGGCTTTTCAGTTTATGTTTGATTTGCTAGTATCTTATCAACCAAGCAATGCCTATCCATCACCTTGCTTTAGCTTGACTATCAATGAAGTGTTCCATAATGGCCATGTTATGAGTTAAATTTTCACTCagtgactaaatttttctttggaTTATATCCTTGTTAGTCGAAGAAAGTTATGGAACCTATTATTTGTTGCCTTGCTAGTTTGCCAGgttaatatacatacatatgataCATAAACAGTTCTGGCTGATATGCCTTTAGATACCTTTAGTTATCTAAAGGCATTGGATATTTTCAGTTTTGGTTTACGCGGTTAATGATGCCTTTACATGCATTAATACCTTAAGTTATCTAAAGGCATTGGATATTTTCAGTTTTGGTTTacttggttaatgatgcctttacATGCATTAAATATTGCATGGCTGATGTCTTTCTAGCAATCATCTATTTAAGTAGGAATGTCATCTTGCTCTATTCCCTCCAATGCCCCTTTTTGGTGGGGAGAAAGGCATTTGGTGTTTCTGGCTATTTTAGTAAGATATATGATGCCTTTACATAAATTAAATATTGTGTGGCCGATGTCTTTCTGGCAAGCATCTAGATAAGTAGGAACGTCGTCTTGCTTTAATGGCTTATTAAGACTTGCCCCTCCCTCCAATGCCCCATTTTGGTGGGGAGAGCTATTAAGTTTTTTTGGCTAATTTATTAAGTGTTCTTTGAGAAGCATTTAGATAATGCATATCAAACAACACTAATAGTGCTATACTCTTTGCCTTTTGTGTTTTGCGTTCCACTAACTGCAGTGATATTTTGTCGTAGGCATGCCAAAAGGCACTTGATCTGCGGTGGTGCAAATTTCAAAGGAATGCAACGCTCTTAAAGCGGCAATTGACCTGGCAGTATGTGCAATTTGCTTATTGTCCTATTTGTTGGTTTAAGTTGAAGAAATTATGCTTAGAaatctatatataaatattccTGAACTTTATTTCAGGGTTGTGTATTAAATAACTACTACAAAATTTTTCATGGTACCTAtgcatagattttttttaaaaaaattgatgtaaaatgtttatattttaatagtaAATACATAATTATGGACCTGTACAATTGTATATATGCTAATTTGCCTATGTTCATGAGACTGTGTTCTGTAATGATGTCAGTGACAAATGTTACTTGGCTGTCCAGGTTTAATGGACATTTGAGGAAGAAGGGCATTAGTGGGCACATTAAGGTGGATTATGAACAAAAGGTCCTGTCAGTGGAGGTAACTTTGTTACTTGTGTTTGCCATATACAGGTTTCATATGTATTAGCCATATTCTTGCTTTGTGATGTCTTATGTTGAGTTAAAATCATTTTTGTAAAGTTCCCTTATCTTCAAGTTTAATGAAATACAACTGATACTGTTTGTAGGTAAAGATGCCTCAAGATGCATCTGGCACAACAGTTCGTGATATTAGGGGGCTTTCAGGTGTTGTGCTGCTTCCTTACTATTGTGCAAGTGCAACATGCACTGTTTCTGACAAAATAGTTCCAGAATTTCTTATTAGTTGAAGTTTCTGTGTTCTCCCCTTTGGTGTCCTTTTGGGCATTTTGGTGCTTTCTCTGATTACATTTGCGTGTCTTTGCAAACAAAAGATATATTGATCTGGTGCAATGGTTATATatatttctattatttttattctttttcctgGTTTGTCGGGCAATGTAACTCTCAATTTcccttgtttgcttgcctcatggttATGAAACCTATCATTTTCTGATACACATGGTATTCGTAGGTGGGGAACGGTCCTTTTCTACTCTCTGCTTTGCATTAGCTCTTCATGAAATGACAGAAGCACCTTTTCGTGCCATGGATGAGTTTGATGTGTTCATGGTGAGTGATCAGCTTAGTTCTTCCCATTTATTTCAACGTTGTCTGTGATCATTAGCGTACATTTACTCTTGTGTTTTCCAGGATGCTGTGAGCCGGAAGATGAGCTTGGAAACTCTTGTGGACTTTGCAGTGACTCAAGGCTCTCAGTGGATATTCATCACCCCACATGACATCAGGTACGAGCCATGTTTATGATTCGAAAACATAAAACTATTTTATTGGGCCAATCCTGCAAATTTTGTGGTGTCAGTCTCACAGACTGGCACATACGCATATGggttgtttcctttttttttttttggagatgaGCTAGCCCAGTGAATTTTCCGGtga includes:
- the LOC103984846 gene encoding structural maintenance of chromosomes protein 6B-like isoform X2, producing MIERRITESSSLIILKDHQGKKVSNRKDELRELVEHFNIDVENPCVIMSQDKSREFLHSGSDKDKFKFFFKATLLQQVSELLQNIRTELSAANEIVDELESSIRPIIRELDELRNKIKAMEHVEEIAQEVQHLKKKLAWSWVYDVDREIQEQNVKLEVLKERIPTCQTRIDKYTALVDELKGLLASKKAEIAHLMEKTSEARKLKDELQHCLSAATKDKLELEGEYSRENNMVRKLTHRVKLLEQQIHDIKEQYKRNTQAEVSKIEEQMKKLQNEVDIAHTNFTRLQEEELSMSEKLSVARNATNEMSKEIDENERKYRELHSQIRQLQQRQTNRVTAFGGEKVLRLLKSIDRHHDKFKSPPIGPIGAHVTLVNGDIWALAVDCAIGKLLDAFIVTNHKDSLLLRACSREANYHDLQIIIYDFSRPWLKIPNNSLPVTNHPTTLSVLHTENPTVFNVLVDMGSAERQVLVQDYEVGKSVAFDQRIPNLKEVYTSDGYKMFSRGSVQTTLPPSRRGRTGRLCSAVDDQIYSIQNEASKVKGHVQECKGRKRVSEEELRDMEGQLHSAKKRRVSEERILTSKQIALQGMKDAYAAEQNAAASETNVEELLKEISQTKVEIQGKELIQEKIRVKMTAAEEKANDLKISFKDLSDSAREDIDAIEKAERELLSTEEKLQSAEAEKVHYEGVMHNKVLHDIKEAEAECEKLQEKRQENFRKASIICPECEMEALGGFAGSTPVQLSAQLSRLKQRLQHESQRYTESIDDLRALYDKKERKILTKRQTYAALREKLNACQKALDLRWCKFQRNATLLKRQLTWQFNGHLRKKGISGHIKVDYEQKVLSVEVKMPQDASGTTVRDIRGLSGGERSFSTLCFALALHEMTEAPFRAMDEFDVFMDAVSRKMSLETLVDFAVTQGSQWIFITPHDISMVKPGERVRKQQIAAPRG
- the LOC103984846 gene encoding structural maintenance of chromosomes protein 6B-like isoform X1, producing MGDSRVFAEPRGNPARSGAGVVSRIRLENFMCHSSLEIEFGDWVNFITGQNGSGKSAILTALCIAFGSRARGTQRASSLKDFIKTGCSYATVLVQIKNHGEDAFKHESYGDLIMIERRITESSSLIILKDHQGKKVSNRKDELRELVEHFNIDVENPCVIMSQDKSREFLHSGSDKDKFKFFFKATLLQQVSELLQNIRTELSAANEIVDELESSIRPIIRELDELRNKIKAMEHVEEIAQEVQHLKKKLAWSWVYDVDREIQEQNVKLEVLKERIPTCQTRIDKYTALVDELKGLLASKKAEIAHLMEKTSEARKLKDELQHCLSAATKDKLELEGEYSRENNMVRKLTHRVKLLEQQIHDIKEQYKRNTQAEVSKIEEQMKKLQNEVDIAHTNFTRLQEEELSMSEKLSVARNATNEMSKEIDENERKYRELHSQIRQLQQRQTNRVTAFGGEKVLRLLKSIDRHHDKFKSPPIGPIGAHVTLVNGDIWALAVDCAIGKLLDAFIVTNHKDSLLLRACSREANYHDLQIIIYDFSRPWLKIPNNSLPVTNHPTTLSVLHTENPTVFNVLVDMGSAERQVLVQDYEVGKSVAFDQRIPNLKEVYTSDGYKMFSRGSVQTTLPPSRRGRTGRLCSAVDDQIYSIQNEASKVKGHVQECKGRKRVSEEELRDMEGQLHSAKKRRVSEERILTSKQIALQGMKDAYAAEQNAAASETNVEELLKEISQTKVEIQGKELIQEKIRVKMTAAEEKANDLKISFKDLSDSAREDIDAIEKAERELLSTEEKLQSAEAEKVHYEGVMHNKVLHDIKEAEAECEKLQEKRQENFRKASIICPECEMEALGGFAGSTPVQLSAQLSRLKQRLQHESQRYTESIDDLRALYDKKERKILTKRQTYAALREKLNACQKALDLRWCKFQRNATLLKRQLTWQFNGHLRKKGISGHIKVDYEQKVLSVEVKMPQDASGTTVRDIRGLSGGERSFSTLCFALALHEMTEAPFRAMDEFDVFMDAVSRKMSLETLVDFAVTQGSQWIFITPHDISMVKPGERVRKQQIAAPRG